The following is a genomic window from Thaumasiovibrio subtropicus.
CCTTGTCTAATGGCTTCAATATCTACGCAAAACTGCCGGGAGAACTCGACGGTAGCGTCGCATTGAGCTGTCATATGGATACCGTGACTCCTGGTATCGGCATCGAACCAGTGATTGACGGTGACATTATCAGCACGGCTGGTGAAACGGTATTGGGTGGTGATGACAAATCAGGCATTGCGGCTATCATGGAAGCGGTACGTGCGATTAAAGCCGATGGTAAACCACACCAAACCATTGAACTCGCCTTCACAGTCTATGAAGAGGGTGGCCTGCACGGCTCTCAACACTATGACATGGGTAAGCTCGAGTCAGAAGATTGTATCGTGTTCGATTCCGGTGGCGAGATCGGTACCATCATCACCGTCGCGCCGGGTCAGCAGAACATGAAAGTGACCATTAAAGGTCGTCCAGCACACGCTGGTTTAGCGCCAGAAGAAGGCATTAATGCCCTAACTGTGGCGTCTGATGCGATCATGAACATGAAACTGTCTCGTATTGATGAAGAGACAACGGCAAACATCGGTGTGGTGAAAGGGGGCCTTGCAACCAATATCGTGATGCCTGAGCTATATATCGAAGCGGAAGCTCGCTCACTCAACGATGACAAACTCGCCGCGCAAGTCGCACACATGGTTAGCGAATTTGAAGCTGCTGCTGAACGTCATGGCGCTGAGATTGAGATTGTATCAAGCCGCGCCTACAACGCGTTCCGCATCGAAGACAATGATCCTCTGGTCCAGAAAGTCATGGCCGCTTTTGACCGCAATGGCATCTCACCATTCACCGCACCAACTGGCGGTGGTAGTGATGCCAACATCTTCAATGGTCATGGATTGAAAACGATTAACTTGTCTACTGGCATGGCAAAAGTACACACCACTGAAGAGTTCATTAAGATCTCGGACATGGTGAAGATCACTGATTTTCTATACACCTACTTAACGCACTAAGCCGTAGTATAGATACATTCACTGGCCACAAAGCGCAGACGCACTTCACGTCTGCGCTTTCTTTTCTTCACTGTGTTGATCAACATAATAGTCGCTTTGCGGATCAAGAAGTTGCTCGTGCACATAGTGGAGTAAAGAGAAACAACTCTTTGCACTCATGGTATACGGGTTGAAATCTTCGTTGATCGAAAAGCGCAATAGGAGTGAGCGGTGTAGGTGACTTTCAGGTAGGAAGCTCATCATCCAATCACCAAAGCAGCGCTCTGATATCTCTTCATACTGAAGCAACATCACATCTTCATGCCTTGGGTCATTGGCTATTTTGTTATACAGCCTGTTGACGCTCGTTCGCGAGCCTTCTAGACATTGCAAAAAAAACTTTCGATTGAAGCAGAGCATACCGGTTATATTCTGGTGCTCATTATTGGTGTTCGATTTTCTTAAAATAGCTTCCAAGTCATGTGACAAAAATTCTGCGGTTTTTTTACTGGCGTAGACCAATCTGACCAATTGCATACTTTGCACCCATTAATCGCTTTGTATCATTACCCATCAATATAAAATGCATACCATTTCATATTATAGACAATGAAAGTCATTCTTTATCACCACTCCATCCATACCTTTTAGAGCAATAATCCATCCTTCACAAGAATTTAAACAAAGTTTATGACGGCTCAATAAGCCATTAGCGCAACTCCATGCCATCCAAATGCC
Proteins encoded in this region:
- a CDS encoding BLUF domain-containing protein, translated to MQLVRLVYASKKTAEFLSHDLEAILRKSNTNNEHQNITGMLCFNRKFFLQCLEGSRTSVNRLYNKIANDPRHEDVMLLQYEEISERCFGDWMMSFLPESHLHRSLLLRFSINEDFNPYTMSAKSCFSLLHYVHEQLLDPQSDYYVDQHSEEKKAQT
- a CDS encoding M20/M25/M40 family metallo-hydrolase, which encodes MSNINQERLVNHFIDIVKIDSESGNEKAIAEALAEQLGQIGFSVEKLPVPETLSNGFNIYAKLPGELDGSVALSCHMDTVTPGIGIEPVIDGDIISTAGETVLGGDDKSGIAAIMEAVRAIKADGKPHQTIELAFTVYEEGGLHGSQHYDMGKLESEDCIVFDSGGEIGTIITVAPGQQNMKVTIKGRPAHAGLAPEEGINALTVASDAIMNMKLSRIDEETTANIGVVKGGLATNIVMPELYIEAEARSLNDDKLAAQVAHMVSEFEAAAERHGAEIEIVSSRAYNAFRIEDNDPLVQKVMAAFDRNGISPFTAPTGGGSDANIFNGHGLKTINLSTGMAKVHTTEEFIKISDMVKITDFLYTYLTH